In Paenibacillus hexagrammi, the following are encoded in one genomic region:
- a CDS encoding sulfotransferase domain-containing protein codes for MEQGEQTPVILLNTVPKSGTNLLNQIVLGVPGTVLQSTVLYEGEPEHMKLQFPILENAKPNEVYMGHLYYSKMWSNFLREKPIRTVFMIRDLRDVLVSLAYYIVKSVPHYPIYQDLISLQSQKERYLLLIDGIRDYPNIRQWFALFTGWLHEDDVLTITYEQLMTSAESRKRTILRIAEHIWKDRTPTMPLEKLANEMEKNIDSKVSSTFRKGVVGGWKEEFDEEVKMRFTQVAGELLIQTGYEKDLNW; via the coding sequence ATGGAGCAAGGTGAACAAACGCCTGTTATTTTATTGAACACTGTTCCCAAAAGCGGCACGAATCTGCTGAATCAAATTGTCCTGGGAGTACCGGGGACTGTCTTGCAATCTACGGTGCTTTATGAAGGTGAGCCGGAGCACATGAAGCTGCAGTTCCCGATCCTGGAGAACGCAAAGCCTAATGAAGTCTATATGGGACACTTGTATTATTCGAAGATGTGGTCGAATTTCTTGCGTGAGAAGCCGATTCGAACCGTGTTTATGATTCGTGATCTAAGGGACGTGCTCGTATCGTTGGCATATTATATCGTCAAATCGGTTCCTCATTACCCCATCTATCAGGACCTGATCTCCCTGCAAAGTCAAAAAGAACGCTACCTGCTACTTATTGATGGCATTCGGGATTATCCGAATATACGTCAGTGGTTTGCACTATTCACCGGGTGGCTGCATGAAGATGACGTACTGACCATCACTTATGAACAGCTCATGACCTCAGCTGAATCAAGGAAACGGACGATCCTGCGGATTGCTGAGCACATTTGGAAGGACCGTACTCCGACGATGCCGCTGGAAAAACTGGCCAATGAGATGGAGAAGAACATTGACAGCAAAGTTTCCTCTACATTTCGAAAAGGTGTAGTAGGCGGTTGGAAAGAGGAATTTGATGAGGAAGTGAAGATGAGGTTTACGCAAGTTGCCGGTGAACTACTGATTCAAACCGGATACGAAAAGGATCTTAACTGGTAA
- a CDS encoding glycosyltransferase family 2 protein, which produces MKNGQPAFSEADRLPFMDYVCMDMKYQLESKWTWQHVSSVKWHSPVIRTPSWERAQEQWSLIHPILAAHSNMEALANNPEQPCISISIVICTYNNAEYLPWAIRSVLIQDCFHWKLLIVDDASTDSTSRVLDSYRNHPSITIISNESNQGKSNCLNKAIQIASNDWLLELDADDWLPPDCIRKLIHVIRAASAETALLHGDHYDWLERPRKQLLFRGLRKGTPHIQRKTLIQQAAPVIPRCYRISALRQIGGWNTESLFDGRLYEDLEIILRLTKDNEEVYIPSALYHRRNRPSSITKLNAAKYAQWAQWAEPNIEKK; this is translated from the coding sequence ATGAAGAACGGGCAGCCCGCTTTTTCAGAAGCCGACCGGCTTCCATTTATGGATTATGTATGCATGGATATGAAATATCAATTAGAATCGAAGTGGACATGGCAGCATGTATCCAGTGTCAAGTGGCACTCTCCTGTGATTAGAACGCCGTCTTGGGAGCGCGCTCAGGAGCAGTGGTCCCTTATCCATCCGATACTAGCCGCACACAGTAACATGGAAGCCTTAGCGAATAATCCAGAACAACCGTGTATAAGCATTAGCATTGTCATCTGCACCTACAACAACGCTGAATACTTGCCCTGGGCCATCCGCAGCGTCCTTATTCAAGATTGCTTCCATTGGAAGCTCCTGATTGTTGATGACGCTTCTACCGATTCAACGAGCCGAGTGCTCGATTCCTATAGGAATCACCCCAGCATTACGATCATTTCCAATGAGAGCAACCAAGGGAAGTCTAACTGCTTGAACAAGGCCATACAAATCGCTTCGAACGACTGGCTCCTTGAGCTGGACGCGGACGACTGGCTGCCTCCTGATTGCATTCGAAAGCTGATCCATGTCATTAGGGCAGCCTCGGCAGAAACAGCCTTGCTTCACGGAGATCATTACGATTGGCTGGAAAGACCCCGCAAGCAGCTGCTGTTCCGAGGACTGCGCAAAGGAACTCCGCACATCCAGAGGAAAACCTTGATACAGCAAGCAGCTCCGGTCATTCCCAGATGCTATCGGATATCGGCGCTGCGACAAATTGGAGGCTGGAATACGGAGAGTTTATTCGATGGGAGACTTTACGAGGATTTGGAAATTATTCTTCGATTGACCAAGGACAACGAAGAGGTTTATATCCCTTCTGCCTTGTATCATCGAAGAAACCGCCCTTCAAGCATAACGAAGCTGAATGCAGCCAAATATGCGCAGTGGGCTCAATGGGCCGAGCCGAACATAGAGAAGAAATGA
- the comI gene encoding competence inhibitor ComI, with protein MEVKDAIQIMFLFGMFILALLTYINASNKRK; from the coding sequence ATGGAGGTTAAAGATGCAATCCAGATTATGTTCTTATTTGGAATGTTTATTCTTGCTCTTTTAACTTATATCAATGCGAGCAACAAGAGAAAGTAA
- a CDS encoding glycosyltransferase: MQTYPKVSIIIPFYNCQYVDQAIESALNQTYPNIEVVVVNDGSIRYTDKIRPYKNRIRYVEKSNGGTGSALNAGIRQASGEYFSWLSSDDLYEKDKVAKQIAYMQQTGASACYSSYVHIDAQNQVISGPAGIYYPNKMEFYRTMQRGCFINGCTVMLRMDVFRQVGLFNESLKYTQDYDLWMRVLFHFDFEYLNEPIVKYRVHEAMGTKNFEPAIQKEILKVQATYYQALEQRIAKERLTVIIPILTLSMGGAQRMLAELANGLTRLGHQVMILMPQNGAIEYSIQAKIVRTRQPYTIEEHDYPYGDVIISNFYSLVPAAESASRNGKGVHVRLSLCYEPTFLPDNHITFPTYHVTKHLIVLSSWQQQLIKLNHGIEGHIVPVGVSSSFTNYRIRKPHEQIQISAILRIPEGGYSWHREQSYLVEQLEKVHKAYPQVRINLFSPPNEFAASVILKQIKASHPAFRYLTPANDTELCYHYNETDIFVNSSTYDTASLPGLEAMKCGAALVSTYGGGNLDYIRHEKNGLMSYRFEQRLASDVIRLIENPTLRNQLAEAGEQEAKQWTWERSVHAFEKALRQIAEKN; the protein is encoded by the coding sequence TTGCAAACTTATCCGAAGGTATCGATCATTATTCCTTTTTACAACTGTCAATATGTCGATCAAGCGATTGAGAGCGCGCTAAACCAAACGTATCCGAACATTGAAGTGGTCGTTGTGAACGACGGTTCGATCCGGTATACGGACAAAATTAGACCTTACAAAAACAGAATTCGCTATGTAGAAAAAAGCAATGGAGGTACGGGGAGCGCTCTGAACGCCGGTATTCGGCAGGCTAGCGGTGAATACTTCTCGTGGCTTAGCTCGGACGACTTGTATGAGAAGGACAAAGTAGCCAAACAAATCGCTTATATGCAGCAGACTGGAGCTTCTGCCTGCTACAGCTCCTATGTGCACATTGATGCCCAAAATCAAGTGATCAGCGGCCCTGCCGGAATTTATTATCCGAACAAAATGGAATTTTACCGTACGATGCAGCGAGGTTGTTTCATTAACGGATGTACCGTCATGCTTCGAATGGATGTGTTCCGCCAAGTCGGTTTGTTTAATGAATCACTGAAATACACGCAGGATTACGATTTATGGATGAGGGTTTTGTTTCATTTTGATTTTGAGTACCTAAACGAACCGATTGTGAAATACAGGGTACATGAAGCAATGGGGACGAAAAATTTCGAGCCTGCTATTCAAAAAGAAATTCTCAAGGTTCAAGCTACGTATTACCAAGCATTGGAGCAGCGCATTGCGAAAGAGCGTCTCACCGTCATCATTCCGATTCTGACCTTAAGCATGGGAGGAGCCCAACGAATGCTGGCCGAACTTGCCAATGGGCTAACCAGGCTCGGGCATCAGGTCATGATCCTTATGCCGCAGAACGGTGCGATCGAATACTCCATTCAAGCCAAAATTGTGCGAACCCGGCAGCCATACACGATTGAAGAGCATGACTACCCTTATGGAGATGTAATTATCTCCAATTTCTATTCCTTAGTACCTGCGGCCGAATCAGCTAGCCGAAACGGGAAAGGCGTACATGTACGTCTTAGTCTGTGCTACGAGCCCACTTTTCTGCCCGATAATCATATCACATTCCCCACCTACCACGTTACGAAGCATCTCATCGTGTTATCCAGCTGGCAGCAGCAGCTGATCAAGCTGAATCATGGCATCGAAGGTCATATCGTCCCTGTAGGCGTCAGCTCGAGCTTTACCAACTACCGAATTCGTAAACCGCACGAGCAAATTCAAATTTCGGCTATTCTTCGCATCCCCGAGGGCGGTTATTCCTGGCACAGAGAGCAGAGCTACTTGGTTGAACAATTGGAAAAGGTGCACAAAGCTTATCCGCAGGTGCGAATTAATTTATTCTCGCCCCCTAATGAATTTGCAGCATCCGTTATCCTAAAGCAAATCAAGGCAAGCCATCCGGCGTTTCGATATTTAACTCCTGCCAACGATACAGAGCTCTGCTATCACTATAACGAAACGGATATCTTCGTTAATTCTTCTACCTACGATACGGCTTCGCTGCCTGGACTCGAAGCGATGAAGTGCGGAGCCGCCCTAGTGTCAACTTATGGTGGAGGTAATCTCGATTACATCCGTCATGAGAAGAATGGTCTGATGTCTTACCGATTCGAGCAGCGGCTGGCTAGTGATGTTATCCGCTTGATTGAGAACCCCACACTGCGTAATCAACTTGCTGAGGCAGGCGAGCAGGAGGCGAAGCAGTGGACATGGGAACGCAGTGTCCATGCCTTTGAGAAGGCGCTCAGACAAATTGCAGAGAAGAACTGA
- a CDS encoding L-lactate dehydrogenase, with translation MAWKPRKVAIVGMGLVGSSCAYAIINQSFCEELLLINRSPELAKAQALDLSHCMDFTQSWTKVYAGGYEQCGDVDVVILTPGASVLKGQNRLELMDSSIQIMKEIIGPIMNSGFTGIFLVATNPVDIVTYAVWKLSGLPRNRVLGTGTSIDSARLKQILSGIFPVEPKGVQGYVLGEHGESQFVAWSHVTIGGKPLQQIIHQHQQRFGQVNLDQLAEQTKLAGWEIFNLKGSTYFGIGNALAFIARSVLNDTHRILAVSAVLDGEYGETDVAVGVPAIICRDGVKEVVELQLDESEKEKFRNCCSVISSASG, from the coding sequence ATGGCTTGGAAGCCCAGGAAGGTAGCGATTGTGGGGATGGGTTTAGTTGGCTCAAGCTGTGCGTACGCGATTATCAATCAATCCTTTTGCGAGGAATTGCTGCTGATTAACCGATCACCGGAACTCGCCAAGGCCCAAGCGCTGGACCTCTCTCACTGCATGGACTTCACGCAATCATGGACCAAAGTATATGCAGGCGGCTACGAGCAATGCGGGGATGTGGACGTTGTCATCTTGACTCCGGGAGCAAGCGTCCTCAAGGGGCAAAACCGGCTTGAACTGATGGACTCGTCCATTCAGATCATGAAGGAAATCATTGGGCCAATTATGAACAGCGGCTTTACCGGCATCTTCCTCGTCGCGACCAACCCTGTAGATATCGTTACATATGCCGTTTGGAAATTGTCCGGACTGCCGCGGAATCGGGTGCTTGGAACCGGCACCTCAATTGACAGCGCAAGACTGAAACAGATTTTATCCGGAATCTTCCCTGTTGAACCGAAAGGCGTCCAAGGCTATGTGCTTGGCGAACATGGCGAATCCCAATTCGTAGCCTGGTCACACGTGACAATTGGAGGAAAACCGCTGCAGCAGATCATCCATCAGCATCAGCAGCGATTTGGTCAAGTCAATCTAGACCAGTTAGCGGAACAAACTAAGCTTGCAGGCTGGGAGATTTTTAATCTCAAGGGCTCGACCTACTTCGGGATTGGCAATGCTCTGGCCTTCATTGCGCGTTCCGTTTTGAATGATACCCATCGAATCTTAGCCGTGTCTGCTGTTTTAGATGGCGAGTACGGTGAAACCGATGTTGCTGTCGGTGTCCCGGCTATCATCTGTAGAGATGGCGTTAAGGAAGTTGTGGAATTGCAGCTTGATGAATCGGAGAAAGAAAAATTCAGGAATTGTTGCAGCGTGATCTCGAGCGCATCTGGTTAA
- a CDS encoding glycoside hydrolase family 2 protein has product MHLAEAASLTTDIPRPEYPRPDWERSDWFNLNGSWSFQFDHEQVGLQNSWYSSNEIAFDSTIIVPFSWASPLSGIGRSDKGIGWYRRRVKWQPSEAESRIFLRFGAVDYSCEVWINGMPVGSHQGGYGTFEFDVTDVWQVSGENTIVVRTEDFDHDFQARGKQGYGEIRGIWQTVWLEARPQTYVRHAEFTTSISGRIQVKAKVHSNSACKATISFSFDEGAVLHREELELSVGENEITTEFLVKEPKLWSPEFPYLYEGQLLLEGSFGRDEVRTYFGIREIGTVLHEGRTYRWITLNGKPVYLNGTLDQSYHPSGFFTYPTDDEMRDEIYLMKRLGLNFVRIHIKPEEPRKLYWADKLGILVMEDMPCFWGNPDEQARLSYEAEAQEVIERDCNHPSIFSWVMFNETWGLKTDSAAAGLTGDQQHPHNYLPATQEWVRGIYKWAKQLDPTRIVEDNSPCNQDHVETDLNTWHFYINGYEQLRDHLKDVTDNTFPGSAKNYIGGNVQANAPLMNSECGNVWGIKGGAGDSDLAWHYRYMMNEFRKYDKLCGFVFTEFRDVTNEFNGYYRLDGSDKDFGFDAFVPGMTIADLHAPDFIVIDAPPCQTVDASAMVTIPLLRSSFSDQHHGQELQLAWELWYDNLGTRTVMNRGVEHITWNSYGVSELNPLHVKMPAQDAVAVLAIRLLDAAGHSLMRNFITFDVRSGSACRYDVDGSLQLCLSQTSKSIHLPMNGTRFKEPKLTAVKKALSFMTFNCLVKMIRMSLVKLKSSSRPARSGCRHATWKARFFVSMTSALCMVLRRMLSITRTRTI; this is encoded by the coding sequence ATGCATTTGGCAGAAGCAGCATCCCTAACTACCGACATTCCAAGACCTGAATATCCGCGTCCCGATTGGGAAAGGTCGGATTGGTTCAATCTGAACGGCAGCTGGTCCTTCCAGTTCGACCATGAGCAAGTCGGCTTACAGAACTCATGGTATAGCAGCAATGAAATCGCTTTCGATTCAACCATTATTGTTCCCTTCTCATGGGCCAGCCCTCTGTCGGGTATCGGCCGTAGTGACAAGGGCATCGGGTGGTACCGCCGCAGGGTGAAGTGGCAGCCAAGCGAGGCTGAATCCCGCATTTTCCTTCGTTTTGGTGCTGTTGACTATTCATGCGAGGTTTGGATCAATGGTATGCCTGTCGGTTCCCATCAAGGAGGCTACGGGACCTTCGAATTCGATGTCACGGATGTGTGGCAGGTATCCGGCGAGAACACGATCGTCGTCCGGACCGAAGACTTCGACCATGACTTTCAAGCACGCGGTAAGCAGGGCTATGGAGAAATCCGCGGCATTTGGCAAACGGTCTGGCTAGAAGCAAGGCCTCAAACGTATGTGCGGCATGCTGAGTTCACCACTTCAATAAGCGGCCGGATACAAGTGAAAGCTAAGGTGCATTCAAACAGCGCATGTAAAGCGACGATCAGCTTTTCGTTCGATGAAGGTGCGGTACTGCATCGTGAAGAGCTTGAATTGAGCGTCGGCGAGAACGAAATCACTACGGAATTTTTGGTCAAGGAGCCGAAGCTTTGGAGTCCTGAATTTCCTTATTTGTATGAAGGACAGCTACTGTTGGAGGGCTCTTTCGGCAGGGATGAGGTCCGCACTTATTTTGGCATACGCGAGATTGGTACCGTCCTCCATGAAGGTCGAACCTATCGTTGGATCACCCTGAACGGCAAGCCCGTCTACCTGAACGGTACCTTGGATCAGTCATATCACCCTAGTGGATTTTTCACTTACCCGACAGACGATGAGATGCGTGATGAAATCTATTTAATGAAGCGGCTTGGATTAAACTTTGTCCGCATCCATATCAAGCCGGAGGAGCCGCGCAAATTGTACTGGGCGGATAAACTGGGTATTCTCGTCATGGAGGATATGCCTTGCTTCTGGGGCAATCCGGATGAACAAGCGCGGCTTTCGTATGAAGCTGAAGCCCAGGAAGTCATCGAACGGGATTGTAACCACCCCTCTATCTTCTCTTGGGTGATGTTTAATGAAACTTGGGGCCTTAAGACAGACAGTGCAGCAGCTGGACTTACGGGGGATCAGCAGCATCCTCATAACTATTTGCCGGCTACACAGGAATGGGTTCGCGGAATCTACAAATGGGCGAAGCAACTGGACCCCACCCGAATCGTAGAGGACAATTCCCCTTGCAATCAAGATCATGTCGAGACGGATCTCAATACATGGCATTTTTATATCAATGGCTATGAACAGCTGCGGGACCATCTGAAGGACGTGACGGACAACACCTTCCCCGGCTCCGCCAAAAACTATATCGGCGGGAACGTACAGGCTAACGCGCCACTTATGAACAGCGAGTGCGGGAATGTATGGGGCATTAAAGGCGGTGCTGGCGACAGCGATTTGGCATGGCATTACCGCTATATGATGAATGAATTCCGTAAGTATGATAAGCTTTGCGGTTTCGTATTTACCGAATTTCGGGATGTGACCAATGAGTTTAACGGCTATTACCGCTTGGACGGCTCGGATAAAGATTTTGGCTTTGACGCATTTGTGCCCGGAATGACGATCGCAGACCTGCACGCACCGGATTTTATCGTGATTGATGCACCTCCTTGCCAGACTGTCGATGCCTCTGCAATGGTCACCATACCTCTCCTCCGCTCCAGCTTCTCGGATCAGCATCACGGACAAGAGCTGCAGCTTGCTTGGGAATTATGGTACGACAACTTAGGAACGCGAACCGTCATGAACCGTGGGGTCGAACATATCACTTGGAATTCATACGGCGTAAGTGAGCTTAACCCCTTGCATGTGAAAATGCCGGCACAGGACGCCGTTGCTGTCCTCGCCATCCGGCTGCTGGATGCCGCAGGTCACAGCTTGATGAGAAACTTTATAACCTTCGATGTACGCAGTGGTTCCGCCTGCAGGTATGATGTTGATGGCAGCTTGCAGCTGTGCCTGTCGCAGACTTCAAAGAGCATTCATTTGCCTATGAATGGAACGCGATTCAAGGAGCCAAAGTTAACGGCGGTAAAGAAGGCTCTCTCCTTTATGACATTCAACTGCCTAGTCAAGATGATCAGAATGTCATTGGTGAAGTTGAAGTCATCTTCGAGGCCAGCGCGAAGCGGTTGCAGGCACGCAACGTGGAAGGCGCGGTTCTTCGTCAGCATGACATCAGCTTTATGCATGGTGCTTCGGCGAATGTTGAGTATAACCCGAACACGTACTATATGA
- a CDS encoding glycosyltransferase family 4 protein produces the protein MKIVMPVADLHIGGGCKVLVDIAGALTKRGHDVEIVIPKSGTVKYPIPCQLTVVPALTHETIPYGDLVLPNFYTTFFPAYQAWPEQCVRLSLGFEPLWVPAKEQALWTYMQGVPVISISRWLDDQIYRHTRKRSTVVSLGVDPAVFFADPARAAARAADPDRHKIILYIARAAEDGYALKGFNDFKEAMQIVHREWNGSFMIHLICPDRALSVPGLHQQAFFPANEYEMAELYRSSDVFVSSSWFEAFSLPPLEAMACGTPVVTTNSGGIMDFCTHMESAYVTAPQHPRRLAQGICAVLSDKQLASKLAHGGKLSAERLTHSRFETHIVDVLEEISSRRKW, from the coding sequence ATGAAAATCGTCATGCCTGTAGCTGATTTGCATATTGGCGGCGGATGTAAAGTGCTGGTCGATATCGCTGGCGCATTAACGAAGAGAGGTCATGATGTGGAAATCGTCATTCCTAAGTCCGGAACAGTTAAATATCCGATTCCATGTCAGCTTACGGTTGTTCCCGCTTTAACGCACGAAACGATTCCGTATGGAGATCTTGTACTGCCTAACTTTTATACGACTTTTTTTCCCGCCTATCAGGCGTGGCCGGAGCAGTGCGTGCGGTTAAGTCTTGGATTTGAACCGCTTTGGGTCCCTGCCAAGGAACAGGCACTTTGGACCTATATGCAAGGTGTTCCTGTTATTAGCATTTCAAGATGGCTGGATGATCAGATCTATCGGCATACCCGGAAGCGCAGCACGGTTGTGTCGTTAGGTGTGGACCCTGCCGTATTTTTCGCTGACCCTGCTCGGGCAGCTGCACGTGCTGCTGATCCAGATCGGCACAAGATTATTCTCTACATCGCTAGAGCTGCGGAAGATGGGTATGCGCTGAAGGGCTTCAATGACTTCAAAGAAGCGATGCAGATTGTGCATCGAGAATGGAACGGATCGTTCATGATTCATCTGATTTGTCCGGATCGTGCGTTATCCGTTCCCGGCTTACATCAACAGGCCTTTTTTCCGGCGAATGAATATGAGATGGCCGAATTGTACCGATCATCCGATGTATTTGTCTCTTCCTCATGGTTTGAAGCCTTCTCACTTCCTCCCTTGGAGGCAATGGCTTGCGGGACCCCGGTTGTCACCACCAACTCAGGAGGCATTATGGATTTTTGTACCCATATGGAGAGTGCGTACGTCACGGCACCTCAACATCCAAGGCGGCTTGCCCAGGGAATCTGCGCGGTGCTTAGCGACAAACAACTTGCCTCGAAGCTGGCTCACGGAGGTAAGCTTAGCGCTGAGCGCTTAACGCATAGTCGCTTTGAAACGCATATCGTGGACGTATTGGAAGAAATCTCTTCCCGCAGAAAGTGGTAA
- a CDS encoding carotenoid oxygenase family protein: MMINEQLFKVGFTNLDKETDNVPLQVSGSIPGWLSGTLFRNGPAKFTTDSGWHTHWFDGLAMIHKFVIAGGQVRYSNRFLRTKAYELAMTTGELGSGFGSSAGKQVQGGNNTNVSIGKIDDRFVALTESPGVIEFDPHTLETNGVFEFGDGFGGHFTTAHPHYDLTTGRYINFTVQFGKASTYHLYSIAPHSRKRELMCTVETAEPSYIHSFGNTEHYVILAEFPFVVNPQEMMTSGKSFIENFRWKPEQGTKFFVVRKSDGALVKTFEGEAFFSFHHVNAFEYDGGLVLDVCASRNANIVGSLQVSKLTDSSAGDRNPVQFRRYTLPFTSTTARYEILTPESVDLPTVNYAKFSGTAYRYAYGISTSNEHPEKYANQLVKVDTVSGESKIWREPGCYPGEPIFSEKPLASKEDEGVILSVVLDGAKGSSFLLILDAQTFTEIGRAAVPHHVPFGFHGMFTDELFEQKQELAAN, from the coding sequence ATGATGATAAACGAACAATTATTTAAAGTCGGTTTTACCAATTTGGATAAAGAGACGGACAATGTTCCCTTACAAGTATCAGGTTCGATTCCCGGTTGGCTGAGCGGCACGCTGTTCCGCAACGGTCCGGCTAAATTTACAACAGATTCAGGCTGGCATACGCATTGGTTCGACGGTCTCGCCATGATTCATAAATTTGTTATCGCGGGTGGCCAAGTTCGATATTCGAATCGCTTTCTGCGAACGAAAGCTTACGAATTGGCTATGACAACGGGAGAACTCGGTTCGGGCTTCGGCAGCTCAGCGGGCAAACAGGTGCAAGGAGGTAATAACACCAATGTCAGCATCGGAAAAATCGATGACCGCTTCGTTGCCTTGACGGAATCTCCCGGTGTTATTGAGTTTGACCCCCATACCTTGGAAACGAACGGTGTCTTCGAATTTGGTGACGGCTTTGGTGGACATTTCACAACGGCGCATCCGCATTACGACCTGACAACTGGCAGATATATCAATTTTACTGTTCAATTCGGCAAAGCGAGTACGTATCACCTGTATTCGATCGCCCCCCATTCCAGAAAGCGCGAATTGATGTGCACAGTGGAGACCGCTGAGCCTTCCTACATTCACAGTTTCGGGAATACGGAACATTATGTGATTTTGGCCGAATTCCCATTTGTCGTAAATCCGCAGGAGATGATGACCAGTGGGAAGTCGTTCATCGAGAATTTCCGTTGGAAGCCTGAACAAGGAACCAAATTCTTCGTCGTTCGCAAGTCCGATGGAGCGCTTGTGAAAACCTTCGAAGGTGAAGCTTTCTTCTCCTTCCATCATGTGAATGCTTTCGAGTACGATGGAGGCCTCGTTCTTGATGTATGTGCGAGCCGCAATGCCAACATCGTGGGCAGCTTGCAGGTCAGCAAATTAACGGATTCGAGCGCAGGAGACCGTAATCCGGTTCAATTCCGCAGATATACGCTTCCCTTCACATCGACAACAGCCCGTTATGAAATCTTGACTCCCGAGTCGGTCGACCTGCCGACAGTGAACTATGCCAAATTTAGCGGAACGGCGTACCGTTATGCGTATGGGATCAGTACTAGCAATGAACATCCCGAGAAATATGCCAATCAATTAGTGAAAGTCGATACCGTCTCAGGTGAATCGAAAATTTGGCGCGAACCGGGCTGTTACCCTGGAGAGCCTATTTTCTCGGAGAAGCCGCTTGCTTCCAAGGAAGATGAAGGTGTTATTTTGTCCGTTGTGCTTGACGGGGCTAAAGGTTCCTCCTTCCTGCTCATCCTGGATGCACAGACCTTCACGGAAATCGGCAGAGCAGCCGTTCCCCATCATGTACCTTTCGGCTTCCATGGAATGTTTACTGACGAATTATTTGAGCAAAAGCAAGAGCTGGCTGCCAACTGA
- the cysC gene encoding adenylyl-sulfate kinase has protein sequence MKPAHIRWHEASISRETRNVLNGHRSCVLWFTGLSASGKSTLAFELERQLYARHIHAYVLDGDNLRHGINQDLGFSPEDRSENIRRASEVAKLMMDAGFITLLTLISPNREDRALARSKFQEGEFVEIYVDCPIEVCESRDPKGLYKKARAGEIRMFTGVSASYETPLTPEITVSSHLQTLEESVDQIIRYLIDHGYMTL, from the coding sequence TTGAAACCTGCACACATTAGATGGCACGAAGCTTCCATTAGCAGAGAAACTCGCAATGTGTTAAACGGGCATAGAAGCTGTGTTCTGTGGTTTACTGGCCTATCAGCATCAGGAAAGTCAACGCTGGCCTTCGAGCTGGAACGGCAGTTGTATGCACGGCACATTCATGCCTATGTCTTGGACGGGGACAATCTTCGCCACGGAATTAATCAGGATCTCGGCTTTTCACCCGAGGATCGAAGTGAAAATATCCGTAGGGCGTCGGAGGTCGCCAAGCTCATGATGGATGCCGGTTTCATTACCCTCCTTACACTTATTTCTCCAAACCGTGAAGACCGCGCGCTGGCGCGTTCGAAATTTCAAGAAGGGGAATTTGTAGAGATTTATGTAGATTGCCCCATCGAGGTATGCGAAAGCAGAGATCCGAAAGGTTTATATAAGAAAGCTAGAGCCGGAGAAATCCGCATGTTCACGGGGGTTTCCGCCTCTTATGAGACACCGCTCACGCCTGAGATTACGGTTTCCTCTCATCTGCAAACACTGGAGGAATCGGTCGACCAGATCATCCGCTATCTCATTGACCATGGTTATATGACTCTTTGA